The Micromonospora sp. NBC_00421 DNA window CAGCACCTCGATGACGGTGATCCTGCCGCAACGCGACCCGTCCCGGGTGGAGCTGCCCACGGGGACGGCCGACGCGGACCCGCCTGTGCTCTACCTGCTGCACGGCCTCAGCGACGACGACACCGCCTGGGTGCGCCAGACCTCGATCGAGCGCTACGTGTCATCGCTGGGCCTGGCCGTGGTGATGCCGCAGGTCGGGCGCAGCTTCTATTCCGACGAGAAGCACGGCAACCGGTACTGGACCTTCCTCACCGAGGAGCTGCCCCGGGTCTGCCGGTCGTTCTTCCGGCTCTCCGACCGCCGGGAGGACACCTTCGTGGCCGGGCTGTCGATGGGCGGCTACGGCGCGGTGAAGTGGGCGCTACGGCAGCCGGAGCGGTTCGCCGCCGCAGCAAGCCTGTCGGGGGCGCTCAACGTCGCCCACCGCCGGCACCATCCGGACCGGCCGCTCGATCCGGACGTCTGGCACACCATCTGGGGGGACGCCCCGGTGGCCGGCCCCGACGACGACACCGTCGCGCTGGTGGGTCGGGTCGGGCCCGACACTCCCCCGCTCTACGTCGCCTGCGGCACCGAGGACTTCCTGTACGACGACAACGTGCGTTTCGTCGAGGCCGCCCGGGAGCGCGGCGTGCCGGTGACAGTGGAGTTCTCCCCCGGCGACCACGACTGGCCGTACTGGGACGCGACGATCCGGGACGTGCTGGCCTGGCTGCCGCTGCGCACCCGGCCGCCGGCCGGCTGAGCGGCGGACACCTGCCGTGCCGTCAGCGGGGCGGCAGGGACGAGCGGGCCACCGGGAAGTCGAACCAGGTGTCCGGGTAGGGCTCGTCGGCGTACCGGTAGTGCCACCACTCCCGGTCGTAGTTGACGAAACCGCAGTCGGTCATCAGGCGCTTGAGCAGTTGCCTGTTGGTCCGGGCGGTGCCGGTGATCCGGGCGTCGGCGGTGTGCGCCAGCGGGTCGAAACAGTCGAAGCCGGTGCCCATGTCGATTGCCCCGTCGGC harbors:
- a CDS encoding alpha/beta hydrolase, with product MALMRCDFDSEALGLSTSMTVILPQRDPSRVELPTGTADADPPVLYLLHGLSDDDTAWVRQTSIERYVSSLGLAVVMPQVGRSFYSDEKHGNRYWTFLTEELPRVCRSFFRLSDRREDTFVAGLSMGGYGAVKWALRQPERFAAAASLSGALNVAHRRHHPDRPLDPDVWHTIWGDAPVAGPDDDTVALVGRVGPDTPPLYVACGTEDFLYDDNVRFVEAARERGVPVTVEFSPGDHDWPYWDATIRDVLAWLPLRTRPPAG